In Coraliomargarita sinensis, the genomic stretch GGAAACTTATCCCTCGAGTATTTATAGTCCTTCAATCGCACAAGCAGTGTTCTGTTTAGGGCATTCCCGTAGAGGTTTGCCTGAGCGCCCGCCACGTAATCGGGGGTATTTCCCCCGATCATGAAGTATGGATTCGTTTGATCGGTCAGAACTTCGAGGCTGTGCAACTTCGGCTCCGGGAAGCCATTGATGACCAGTTCAAGCGGGAAGCGGGCCCCATTCACATCCACTTGATAGGTGCCCGGCTTCACATTGTCCCACAGGGTAATTCGGGTGCGATATCCGATAACGGCACCCCCGGGCTGCTGCCTGATGGCACTTGCATACGTATCCCAAAAGTCTGGTTCTACGATAGTTTCAAAATCCGGTTCACCCAGTACACGGGTTCGAATACCTCCCCAGAAGTTCTCCCCATATACTGCCAACTCAATGCTTGGCCGGTTGCCCCGTTGAGCGTTTGTCTCCTCTTCCCACCAATGCTCGTCGTAGTCGAACTCGGCTTTCGGAATCTCTTTCCAAAACTCAAACGTCCCAAACCTGGCCTTTGTAATCGTAACCGATTGACTCAATGCCTTGCGCTCCTCCTTTCCGATCTGAATGCGTTCAATCTTCGGAAGAACACGTCGTAATACCGCTTTGCCCGTATCGCCACCGCGGGTTTTCCACGTCCCCGCCATTTCCATTCCCAGCGCCGATGGAGTCATTTTTAACAAGTCGACGTCGTCTTTGTACGCGTATTGTACACGTAGCACGAGCTTGTCCAGTTGCGAGGCATCAAGATTCATCCTCGAACCCCGAAGCTCATCCGAGCGAGGACCGCCATCCGGATAAAACTTTCCCTCAACCGACCATTGCAAAGGCCCCTCGGGCGACCTTCGCTCCCGCCAAATAGTGAGCCTGACCCTATCGTGCTTTGGAGCACCCATCAGTTCTCCTTCCCAGTTGCCGACAATGCCTGTCTGGTCAGATGCTTCTACCTTTGCCGTGGCAAAGACCGGATCGTCCTCCGCTAAAAGGCATGACATATGCCCTAGATTAAGAATGAATAAGAGGCTCAGGCATTTTCTCGATAGCAGCATCATAAAGGCATTTTGTGGTCGTTCATTCAGCCATGCGGCGGATTTTGCGTGATTGATTTATAAATTTGCTCGGTGATGACCGGGGTCTCGTAACGATACGGCAGTCCGGTTGATTCCAGGTAGCTATTGATGGCAGCACGGGTTGCGGCATCGATGACGCCATCAACTTTGCCCGGATCAAAGCCCCGGGTCACCAATGATTGTTCCAACTGCAAGGCCTCTGAACGATGCAACTTCCGTTCAATCACGTAAACCGGATTGCCCGCAGCTGCAGAAATGAGTCCGATACGCCCATCCACCCAATAAATCAACCCGATGGTTTGATCGCCCGCCGTGTAGCGTTTTGCTCCTTTCAGCTCATCGGCGCTACTTATCCCGTAATAAACATCAGCCAATATAGGATCATCCATTCCCAAAGGCCGCGTGCGTAGAACCACCGAATCCCATTCTTCATAGCGGGCATCATCCAGCCAGTGTAATTGTTCCCCAATCCGTATGAAACGGGCGTTTTGCGCCCCCTTTTCCCGCAAATTCAATGCCGGCATCGACACCGTGTTCAATGCTCTTACAGCAACCACATCGTATTGCCGGGATGTGGACTTACCTGCCAGGGCATCCCGCGAAGAACAACCGGCAACTGCCAAACATAGCAGTGAAAACAGAATTATTTGGACGTGATTAGCCTGAAAAAATACCCTAATCATAATAATAAGTTTTATTTATATGAGCGATTTTTGTGAAATAGGCCAGACAAAGCCTGAAGCGATTTGCCAGAGCTGCGGCAGCAACTGGTCGGACTTGAAATACAAAAATGAGTGCCCGGAATGCGGAGGCGGCGCGTTGCAAGTCCCCTGCCCTGACTGCTCCGGAACTTGCGGCTCAATGTGGGACCGTGCGGTGCTCGATTCGAATGACAGTGGTAAAGCCCATTGGATTGGACAATGTTACCACAAGGCTGACCGATTTGGTGGACCTGACATTCAAGAGGATTCACAACAGCGCTATCTCTTCCGCTTCGGCTATCACAATAAGGAACAACTCCGTCTTAATGCCGTGTTTAACGATGATGCCGAATGCAGCGAGTGGATCTTTATTGAAACATCCAACAAGCGCGAGGCCGCCGAACTCGGCCGACTGTACGCGGATCTTTTCATCATGAAACTTTTCGAGGCTGATTGGAGTAATCTGCGGCAAAAGGCTTACCTCTGGTCCGAAGCCGGCTTCGCTGAATGGATCGAGGAGGATTTGCAGGAAATCGCGCATGCGGAACAAGCCAAAGTTCCCCTGGTCAAGTCACCACAAGACATTCTTAAAGTACTCCTCGATTAACATGCCGGTTATCGCCACCTACACAAAAATGGAAGACGCCCATTTGGCGGTTTCCCAACTTCAGGGCAGCGGCGTCGAGGCGTGGCTGCGCGATGAAGCCACGGCCAACCTCTACTGGCTCTACTCCAACGCGATCGGTGGAGTGAAAGTCGAGGTTGCGGAGGAAGATATCGAACGGGCACGGGAGGTTCTGGAATTACCCAAGGAAGAAAGCGGACTGCTTCAGTGCCCGCACTGCGGCTCGCAAAATACCAGTGTTCGGCAGATGAATCTGATTTCCGCGCTGGCCTTAATCTTCCTGAGCTTAATTCTCCCTGAGCGGAAGCACAAAGCGGACTGTCTGGACTGCGGCAAGAGCTTTGATTTCTAGTCGCACCCCAGCTTTGACATGGGGATGATTTGTAGGGCCGCTGCGTGGCGGCACCCGCGGATCTTGCGAGACCTTTCGAAGGACTGAAAGTCAGTACGAAGTCTCACGGTCTTCACCGGGCCAGGCCCTTATACCGCTTCGATTTAATTATGGTTCAATCGAATTGATGTAGCAGAGCCAGTCTCTGGCTCTATCCCGATATGTATGCATGACGATGCCAGAGGACCCGTCTTCATCGGATTACGCCGAGGCATGCTGCCATAGCTACAAAATAAACTGTTAGATTATAGCAATTTTAGTTCGATTTCGTATTACGTATTCCAGTCGAGCACGACCTTGCCGCAGTCACCGGCGTTCATCACCTCGAAGGCTTTCTCGAAATCCTTATAGTCCATCCGGTGCGTGATGACTGGCTTGATATCAAGCCCCGCGCGGAGGAGTGAGGACATTTGGTACCAGGATTCATACATCTCACGACCATAGACCCCCTTAATGGTAAGCATGCTGAAGATGACCTGGTTCCAGTCGATGTTCATCGGCCCGCTGGGGATGCCGAGCATGGAAATTTTTCCGCCGTGGCTCATGTTGGCGATCATGTCCTGAAAGGCCTGCGGGTTACCCGACATTTCGAGGCCGACATCGAAGCCTTCTTCCATGCCCAGCTCCTTCTGCACATCGGCTAGGGAGGTCTCGCGAACATCGAAAGCGTGCTCGATGCCCAAACGGCGGGCGAGTTCCAGGCGTTTCGGATTCACATCCGTAATGACCACGTGCCGG encodes the following:
- a CDS encoding peptidoglycan-binding domain-containing protein, producing MPALNLREKGAQNARFIRIGEQLHWLDDARYEEWDSVVLRTRPLGMDDPILADVYYGISSADELKGAKRYTAGDQTIGLIYWVDGRIGLISAAAGNPVYVIERKLHRSEALQLEQSLVTRGFDPGKVDGVIDAATRAAINSYLESTGLPYRYETPVITEQIYKSITQNPPHG
- a CDS encoding putative signal transducing protein — translated: MPVIATYTKMEDAHLAVSQLQGSGVEAWLRDEATANLYWLYSNAIGGVKVEVAEEDIERAREVLELPKEESGLLQCPHCGSQNTSVRQMNLISALALIFLSLILPERKHKADCLDCGKSFDF